The Methanobrevibacter millerae genome includes the window GTGCATTTTCAACATCCATATAATCTTCTAAGGCTTCTCTTTTAGCTTCCTTTAATATTGAGAAATTTTCATCCATTTCCTGGACAAACTTCAGCAGTATTTTTCCCCGCACCTGCTGGCGGCCAACGGATTTTGATTCCCCTTTGTATCTTCTCAGCGTCATCAATGATCTTCCGGCACAATGTCTGAATCTGCTGGCAAGTGTTTCTGTCTTGTCCAGTGACTGCGTAAGTATCGGACGGAAATTTTCAGGAGTCAATTCATTAAATGATTCAAGTCCTCCAATTTTGCTGTCTGAACTTAAGTAAAATCCGTTGTCTGATATGGATATTGTAACATTCATATTGTATCTTCTTGCTACCAAGTAAGCTACTGCACGTGACAGTGCATCATTCACCTTTCTTCCGAACAAACTATGAAATATTACAAAGCGTCTGTCACCAAAACCGCGGTAATATTCAACCAACATTTTTCTGTTGCTTGGAATCTGAGCATATTTGAACTGTTCAACAAAATATTCATATATTGAATTGGCCGCAAAGTCATCAACATAGAGGTAATCATAAATAAACTCCATAATATCTTCTTTGCTTCTTCGGTATTGGAACTTTGAATCCATGAGTGCTCTAAAGCGTTGAATGTCCATGGCCAAATCAAAGGACAATGGTAGCTGTTGTGAAAACCATGATGGGATTGTTGGCGGGCCGCTTGATGGTGAAACATTAATTGTCATTCCTTTTCCATAATTAAATCTGTATGTGCTTCCTCCTAAAACGAATGTATCTCCTTTTTTGAGTCTTTCCATAAATTCCGATTCAATTTTACCTACAGTTTCACCGTCACACTTAACCAAAACGCCAGAACTGTCTGGAATTGTACCGATATTTGTTGAATATAACATTCTGGCTAGTTTTCCTCTTTTTCCAAATGTTCTTTTCTCATAATCTATCCATATTTTAGCATAGACATATCTTTCTTCAAGCTGAGGATATTCTCCCGCCATATAACTTAAAACATCTTCGTAATCATCTTTTGTTAAGTCTTTATAACAGTAGCTTTTTCTTATCACGTCATATGCATAGTCAATATCCCAAACGTTTTCAATGCTCATTCCATAAATATGCTGGGCTAAAACATCAAGGCAATTTTTAGGAATCTGTATTTTATCTATTTTTCCTTCTTTGGCATTTTTTAAAAGAACAGAGCATTCAACCAAATCATCTCTATCGGTTACAATAATTTTTCCTCTGGACTTTTCATGCAGTCTATGGCCGCTTCGACCAATTCTTTGCAGTGCTCTTGAAACGGATTTTGGCGAGTTAATTAAAACGACCAAGTCTATATATCCGATGTCAATTCCCAGCTCAAGGGATGTTGAAGATACAACAGCTTTGAGATTTCCCTCCTTTAAATTATTTTCTGTTTCAAGGCGAACTTCCTTTGAAAGGGAGGAATGGTGTGCCATGATATTTTTGCTGTTGTAGTTCATTGGAAACATTTTTTTAAGATTATAGACAAATCTTTCAGTTCCGCTACGGGTATTGGTAAAGATAAGTGTTGTTTTATTTTCCTGGATTAAATCGTCAAGTAAACTGTATAATCCTAAACGGGTATCCTCTTCATCTGCAATGGTGATGTCGCTAACCGGACACATCACTTCCATATCAAGGTCTTTTAAATAATTGATGTTTACAATTTCACAGTCACGTTCAACGCCATATTCATATCCAACCAAAAAACGCGCTACTTCTTTAAGCGGACTGACTGTAGCAGAAAGACCAATCCTTGTAAAATTTCCAACAAGATGTTGAAGTCTCTCAAGTGACAAGCTTAAGTGAACTCCACGCTTATTTTCAGCTAATGAATGTATCTCATCAATGATTACATATTTCACATGACTCAATTTTTCCCTAAACTTAGGCGCAACAAGAAGAATGGACAGGGTTTCGGGTGTTGTAATCAGGATGTGTGGCGGAACCTTAAGCATTTTTTGCCTTTGATACTGTGTTGTATCTCCTGTCCGCACGGCTTTCCTAATGCCTAAGGGTTTACCTGCAATTTCTTCTATTTCTCGCAATGGTTCATCAAGGTTTTTTTCAATATCGTTATCCAATGCTTTTAGGGGAGAAATATATATGCAGTATACCTTATCTTCAAGCTTTCCATTTTCGGACAGTGCTGTTAATTCGCTTATGATTGATAGAAATGATGTTAATGTTTTTCCGGAACCTGTTGGTGAAGAAACTAAAATGTTTTTATTTTTATGGATTTCAACAATTGATCTTTTTTGAGCAGGAGTAAAATCATCAAATTTTGAATCAAACCATTTCCTTACCCATGGATGAAGTGTTTTATAAATTGCCTTTTTAGAATAATTTTTTGTTTGCTCATGAATCATAGTAATCAATTTTTTGTCTTAAAGATTATATATTTACGAAATCTAATATTAATATACTGATATTAGAGGTTATAAAAATGTCTAATTTAACAATGACTGAAGCGATTGAAAATCTTCAAAATGATGATGTAAGTATTAGAAAAGAAGCTATTGAATCATTAATTGGTGTAACTGATGAGGCAGCTATCGACCCGTTAATTGAAGCTACAACAGATGAAAATGCACAGATTAGATTTAAAGCTGCTGAAATTTTAGGAAATATGGGAAATGTTGCATTTGATAGATTGGTTTCTAAATTTGAATCTGAAACTGGTAAAAATAAAAGATTTTTAGCATTCGCTTTAAAAGAAACTAACAACGAAAAAGCTATTCCTCTATTTGCACAGGCAGTCAGTGATGAAGATTTTGGTGTTAGAAAAGTTTCAATTCGTGCTTTGGGTGAACTTCAGGCTCATGATGAATTGGATACTATAGCTAAAGGATTGGATGATGAAGACTGGGGTGTTAGATTGGCTGCAATTTATGCTTGTGCTGATTTGGCCTCTGACGATTCAATTGCATTAATCAAAAAAGCAAGAAGGGATGAATCAGATAAGGACTTTAAGAAATCCTGTAACAAGGCCATCAAAAAAGCTGAGAAAAATCAAAAAGCTAAAGCTGAAGGAAAGGTTGTCTCCAATACAATTCCTATGAAAACAATTAAGGAAATGGAAAAGACTAATCCTCAAAAAGCCATTAAAGAATATAAAAAATATGTTCAATCTGAAAGTGATAAGGATGCACCATATAAAAGATTGGCTATTCTATACAGAAAATTGCGCCAGGATGAAAATGAAATTGCCGTGCTTGAAAAAGCTATTGAAGTGCTGTCCGTAAAAAAACCTGGAAAAGAAGATTGGTTTGTTAAAAGGTTAGCAAAAATGAAATAATTATTTTTCAATTATTTCATATAAATCATTTCTTTTATTTTTTAAAATAGGGATTTCCTGTCTTACTTTTTTTATTTCGTTTAAATCAATTTCAACTATTTTAAGTTCTTCTTTTTGTTTTAATTGACAAATTACCTCTCCCCAGGGGTTAACTAGAATTGAATGCCCATAACTGTGATAGCTTGCATTCTCATTCAATGCAGGTGCAACACCGATACAGAAAACTTGGTTATCAAGGGCTCTTGATCTAAATAACAGCTCCCAGTGGGCAGGGCCTGTTGTCATATTGAATGCTCCTGGATAAACTAATATTTGAGCACCTTTTTCAACATTTATTTGTGCCAATTGGGGGAATCTGACATCATAACATATTCCAAGACCTACAGTTCCAAAATCACACTCGCAGACATTGAACTTATTACCTGGTGTTAATGTGTCTGATTCTTTAAAATAAATTCCACCTTTAACGTCAACATCGAAGAGATGCATCTTTCTATGTTTGCCAATAATACGGCCATTTTTATCAAACATGTAACTTGTATTGTATATCTTGCTTTCTTCTTTTTCGGGAATGGATCCTGCTAAAATATACATTTCATGTTTTTTGGCTAATTTGGAAATACTTTTGATGGTGGGGCTGGTTTTTTCTTCTTCAGCATACTCTGTAAACTTATCGTTTGAATAAGGACAGTTAAACATTTCTGGAAGAACAACAAAATTAGCATTATAACTAGCAGCTTCATCTATCATTGAAGTTGCTTTTAATATATTTTTCTGCTTATTGTCAACCACATTCATTTGACATAAAGCTATTTTAATTTTACTCATTTTAATTCAAAAATAAATTGAAAAGTATGAGTTTATCATACTATTCAATATGTGCTGTTTTTAATACTGAATCAATTTCACTAGATGTAATGTCATTCATTGTTTTTCCATCTATTTTAAATACATATAGGTTACCGTTATTGAGTAAGGATATGTATCTTGTGAAATTACCGTTTGCATTTTCAACAATAACATCTGATGCATTTTTTCCATCTAGTTGCATTGGTTGAATTGTATTAATATGAGCACCACTTTCTTGAGCAGAACTTATTCTTTGACTATTTATATCATATATTGATGAAAATCCACTAGTGACATTGTAATATTCAATTACAGTACCATTGCTACCTTCAAAAAATATGGCTCCTGTGTGTAATGAATCACTTCCATTTACCTCATTCCAACTGGAGGGGTATGAGAATGTGAAGTTCGCATCTGAAAATTTGTTTGATCCATTTACATTGGATGTTGTATTGGTGGCTGGTCCTGTAGCTATAATTATTCCAATTACAATTATGGTTATAAGTAATATTGCTCCAATAACGATTTTATTTTCTTTAATTATATCAAGTGTACTTGGTTCATTTCCACTTTTTTTAATTATTGGTCTATCTTCGAAGATATCCTCTTGTACAGGAGCTTTTGTTTTAGGTTTGGGGAATTTATATCCACAATTTCCACAAACCGGAGCACCATCATAACTAGGATTTCCACATTCAGGACATTTTTTCACAGATTTACCTCCATTAAATTTTAATTATATTACTTATAATATTTAAACTAAATGATTATAATATATATATTAAGAAGTGGTAGAAATGTCTGATGATAAAAAAATTGATGTTAATGATATTAATTATGCTGTTTATAAATTAGGAAATTGGAAAAATGATTATGAAATCAATCAAATTGGATTGTCAAAAGAAATTCCAGTTACTGAACCAACTATTACTCATATTAAGTTTTCCATGGATGAAATAAGAAAATCCCAATTTGATATTTCAACAAAAACTGTTAACGGTTTTGTAGCTATTGCATTACAGCTAAATCCTAAAGTTCAGGAGATGGATTTGGATGATGTAATTGAATTGGAACAGAAGGAATATGATAATATAATTGATGAGTTGGATAATCTGGAATTACTGGCTGATGGTTCAACAATAGATCTTGATGATGATACTTATCTTATATATAAGTTAGAAAAAGAGTGTCATGTGACAACATCCATTCCTGCTAATGAGCATACTAAAAAATATTATGAAGCAGAAATGAAAAGAATTGATGATGCGGTTTTAAATTAAAACGCATCCAATGTTACTTTTTTATCTCTTTTCAATTCGCGGGGAGGTTCGACACTAACGAATTCAATGCCTTCCTCTTCAATCATTTCACGGGCATCTTCCATGATTGACGGTGCAACAAGTATTCCCCTAATTTTCTTTTTTTGAGCTTTGCATTCTTTCAGATAATCATTTTCGGTATTTTCCAAGTCTTGCAAATACCTTCTTATCTGTTTGACGGCACTGACTCCCGCTTTACGTGCTTTTAGTTCTAAAACCATCAGATTTCCATCATTATCTTTACCTAAAATATCAATGAAACCATGTTCAACACTGTACTCTCTGGTTTTTGGAGTAAAACCCTCTTCGATAAGGTGCGGCCTTTCCATTATCATGTCGCTCATGTCCTTTTCATATCCTGCCTGTTCGAGTTCTTCAAAGTCCTCCATATTGGCATAACTGATGAATTGTATTTGTCTGACTTCAACGGTCAACAATTCTTTAGGTGTACGTCTATGACTTTCAAGAATCAGTCTCTCTCCGCTCAGATAACTTCTAGTTTTGGATTTTGGAGGCTGCCAATTGACCGGTTCTACTTTTTTGTCTTGATGAATTAAAAATGAACCGTCAGGTTTAATTAATATTATCCGTTCTCCCCAGTTCAATTGACTTAAAGCACGTCCTTCGTATTCCACTTTACAGCAGGCAAAAAGAGTGATTGTTGCTCTTTTACGCATTGCCTCTTCAACTAATTCATAAGCTTTTTCACAATCGGGTTTTTCTAAAATTTTATATTTCATTACTTTTTACATTGGTTAGATTAATTTAAATATTTTGTTTTCAAAAAGTAATTTCAAGAAAACTATATATGGTGGGATTAAAAATTTGTGAAGATGAGTATTTCGATGAAAAAAGACAGGAATATGTGATGGAATCTTTTGAATTTTCAAATGGAAAGGTTCTTGAAAATGTTAATGTTGAGTATATGACATTTGGAACTCCAAAATATGATGATGACATCATTACTAATGCAATTATTTATTGCCATGGTTCTTTAGGCAATTTCACTGGAGTTAAAAAGATTTTTCCATTAATTCATGATGGAGCACCATTTGATGAGAAAAAGTATTTTTTCATTTCAATGTCTGCTCTGGGATCTCCGGGATCATGCAGTCCGTCTTCAACAGATTTGAAAAATAATTTTCCCTCTTATTCTATTGAGGATGTAGTAAATTTCCAAAAACAATTTTTGGAAGAAAAATTCAATATAAAACATGTTTTAGGTATTATTGGAAATTCCATGGGAGGATTTGTAGCTTTAACTTCAGCTATTCTTTACCCTGATTTTGCGGAATTTATAATGCCTGGTGTAAGCAGCTATAAGGTTGCAGGGCATGATTATATATTATCCAAATTTGTCAATGAAATCATCACTTCTGATGAAAACTATGAAAAGGGAATTGTCAACGATTCACTTAAAAGAACATTAAAGCTCGCCAGTTTGGCCGAATTTAATTTTGGTCTTTCAAAAGAAGCCTTAAGGGCAACTCCAAAAGATGAATTGTCACAAAACTTTGATGAATTCGGTGAGGAAAGTGAATTTTTGGATATTTATGATGTTAAATATTGCAATGAGGCCTGCATGAATTATGATGTTGAAAATGACTTGGATAAAATTGAATCTAGTGTTTTAATTATTTCATGTGCTCAGGATCCTCATTTTCCACCGGAACTTGATGGAATTCCAATGTCTAAAATGATTAAAAATTCTGAATTGATTGTCATGGATTCCGAATTGGGACATTTATGTTTTAATGAACTTGAAAATATTTCTGATGAATTAAGCAAATTTATGGGGAAATTTGTGATTAGATGATAGTTAAAATAACAAATTTTGATGAAACAGCTGAAATTCCATTCATTGATTATGAAATTTCTGGATTATCACAAAATCAGATGGATTTTCTAAATGAAAATTTGGATGAGGAAACTTCTATTGGTGAAGGCATTTTAAAAATTAGACTTTACTTTAAAGAGGTTTTTCCTTTTCAAAGTGAAGTTGCTAAAATCCGTTTAGATGATTTTATCGCTCGTGAAGAAATTGAAATGAACGTGTTCCTATCTAGTTTTTTAGATGATATGTGAACATTTTTTAGTGATTTTTATTAAATTAAAATTAAAATAATAAAGTCTTTTTATTAACATGTCATCATTCATTATTTTTTTACTATTATTATATATATTATAAAACTACAAAATATTATTACATATCCACTTT containing:
- a CDS encoding ATP-dependent helicase is translated as MIHEQTKNYSKKAIYKTLHPWVRKWFDSKFDDFTPAQKRSIVEIHKNKNILVSSPTGSGKTLTSFLSIISELTALSENGKLEDKVYCIYISPLKALDNDIEKNLDEPLREIEEIAGKPLGIRKAVRTGDTTQYQRQKMLKVPPHILITTPETLSILLVAPKFREKLSHVKYVIIDEIHSLAENKRGVHLSLSLERLQHLVGNFTRIGLSATVSPLKEVARFLVGYEYGVERDCEIVNINYLKDLDMEVMCPVSDITIADEEDTRLGLYSLLDDLIQENKTTLIFTNTRSGTERFVYNLKKMFPMNYNSKNIMAHHSSLSKEVRLETENNLKEGNLKAVVSSTSLELGIDIGYIDLVVLINSPKSVSRALQRIGRSGHRLHEKSRGKIIVTDRDDLVECSVLLKNAKEGKIDKIQIPKNCLDVLAQHIYGMSIENVWDIDYAYDVIRKSYCYKDLTKDDYEDVLSYMAGEYPQLEERYVYAKIWIDYEKRTFGKRGKLARMLYSTNIGTIPDSSGVLVKCDGETVGKIESEFMERLKKGDTFVLGGSTYRFNYGKGMTINVSPSSGPPTIPSWFSQQLPLSFDLAMDIQRFRALMDSKFQYRRSKEDIMEFIYDYLYVDDFAANSIYEYFVEQFKYAQIPSNRKMLVEYYRGFGDRRFVIFHSLFGRKVNDALSRAVAYLVARRYNMNVTISISDNGFYLSSDSKIGGLESFNELTPENFRPILTQSLDKTETLASRFRHCAGRSLMTLRRYKGESKSVGRQQVRGKILLKFVQEMDENFSILKEAKREALEDYMDVENAQKVIEWIASEEMEIKTINTVIPTPFAFNLVSQGYLDVLNQNDRAEFTKRMHLAVLEKIKDKLSDIY
- a CDS encoding HEAT repeat domain-containing protein; translation: MSNLTMTEAIENLQNDDVSIRKEAIESLIGVTDEAAIDPLIEATTDENAQIRFKAAEILGNMGNVAFDRLVSKFESETGKNKRFLAFALKETNNEKAIPLFAQAVSDEDFGVRKVSIRALGELQAHDELDTIAKGLDDEDWGVRLAAIYACADLASDDSIALIKKARRDESDKDFKKSCNKAIKKAEKNQKAKAEGKVVSNTIPMKTIKEMEKTNPQKAIKEYKKYVQSESDKDAPYKRLAILYRKLRQDENEIAVLEKAIEVLSVKKPGKEDWFVKRLAKMK
- a CDS encoding carbon-nitrogen hydrolase family protein, whose amino-acid sequence is MSKIKIALCQMNVVDNKQKNILKATSMIDEAASYNANFVVLPEMFNCPYSNDKFTEYAEEEKTSPTIKSISKLAKKHEMYILAGSIPEKEESKIYNTSYMFDKNGRIIGKHRKMHLFDVDVKGGIYFKESDTLTPGNKFNVCECDFGTVGLGICYDVRFPQLAQINVEKGAQILVYPGAFNMTTGPAHWELLFRSRALDNQVFCIGVAPALNENASYHSYGHSILVNPWGEVICQLKQKEELKIVEIDLNEIKKVRQEIPILKNKRNDLYEIIEK
- a CDS encoding zinc ribbon domain-containing protein, whose translation is MKKCPECGNPSYDGAPVCGNCGYKFPKPKTKAPVQEDIFEDRPIIKKSGNEPSTLDIIKENKIVIGAILLITIIVIGIIIATGPATNTTSNVNGSNKFSDANFTFSYPSSWNEVNGSDSLHTGAIFFEGSNGTVIEYYNVTSGFSSIYDINSQRISSAQESGAHINTIQPMQLDGKNASDVIVENANGNFTRYISLLNNGNLYVFKIDGKTMNDITSSEIDSVLKTAHIE
- the nucS gene encoding endonuclease NucS, which translates into the protein MKYKILEKPDCEKAYELVEEAMRKRATITLFACCKVEYEGRALSQLNWGERIILIKPDGSFLIHQDKKVEPVNWQPPKSKTRSYLSGERLILESHRRTPKELLTVEVRQIQFISYANMEDFEELEQAGYEKDMSDMIMERPHLIEEGFTPKTREYSVEHGFIDILGKDNDGNLMVLELKARKAGVSAVKQIRRYLQDLENTENDYLKECKAQKKKIRGILVAPSIMEDAREMIEEEGIEFVSVEPPRELKRDKKVTLDAF
- a CDS encoding alpha/beta fold hydrolase, with amino-acid sequence MVGLKICEDEYFDEKRQEYVMESFEFSNGKVLENVNVEYMTFGTPKYDDDIITNAIIYCHGSLGNFTGVKKIFPLIHDGAPFDEKKYFFISMSALGSPGSCSPSSTDLKNNFPSYSIEDVVNFQKQFLEEKFNIKHVLGIIGNSMGGFVALTSAILYPDFAEFIMPGVSSYKVAGHDYILSKFVNEIITSDENYEKGIVNDSLKRTLKLASLAEFNFGLSKEALRATPKDELSQNFDEFGEESEFLDIYDVKYCNEACMNYDVENDLDKIESSVLIISCAQDPHFPPELDGIPMSKMIKNSELIVMDSELGHLCFNELENISDELSKFMGKFVIR
- a CDS encoding DUF5750 family protein is translated as MIVKITNFDETAEIPFIDYEISGLSQNQMDFLNENLDEETSIGEGILKIRLYFKEVFPFQSEVAKIRLDDFIAREEIEMNVFLSSFLDDM